The genome window ACGTCACTATCACCCCTACCAGAGCCTCAACACCCCAATTCACAAGCTTTACGAGCTACCCACTTCGCCTGAGTATCTTTTTCACGAAGAAGCCGCCGTTCAACGCCGTTCTTGGAGCGAGAATCTCCAGTATTACACCGGGTCGGGTTACTTATCCGGAGCTATTCTTGGTGGGTTGAAAGGGTCTGTTGAAGGGATCAATTCTGCTGAGAAAGGGGAGTCTTTGAAGCTGCGGATTAATCGGGTTTTGAATTCGGGTGGGCATACGGGCCGGAAATTTGGGAATACTCTTGGGGTTTTGGGGTTGATTTTTTCGGGGCTGGAGAGTACTGTTTTGTATTACAGAGGGACAGATGATTTGATGAATAGTGTGGTGGCTGGGTTAGGGACTGGAGTGATTTATCGGGCTACGAAAGGAGCAAAATCGGCTGTGCTTGCAGGTGCTATTGGTGGATTGGCTGCTGGTGCTGCTGGGATTGGTAAGCAGGCGATTAAGCGTTATGTTCCGATTTGATGAATAGGACTATGGATTGAGTCTTAATTTATTGTTGGTTTAGGGAGGTTTAATCAAAGGTTTTGGTTATTTTGTTTCGTCTGTTACCGAATTTGTTGACTCGTCTGTCACGGAATTATAATGGAAACTATGAATCGACATCTCACTTTTATGTATGAATTTTATGTGCAAATAGTGTATTTgcattataataatatagtgagATCGAGGGTTGTTATTAGTAATGCATATTGTTTTTCTGAAGAATTTGTGTTGTTAGATGTGGTAATGTGAATGTGTTTGTATCTGTGGTTAAAggtttaattttgatatttggtTTTATATGG of Daucus carota subsp. sativus chromosome 3, DH1 v3.0, whole genome shotgun sequence contains these proteins:
- the LOC108211006 gene encoding mitochondrial import inner membrane translocase subunit TIM23-2; the encoded protein is MANPNENKPSTRHYHPYQSLNTPIHKLYELPTSPEYLFHEEAAVQRRSWSENLQYYTGSGYLSGAILGGLKGSVEGINSAEKGESLKLRINRVLNSGGHTGRKFGNTLGVLGLIFSGLESTVLYYRGTDDLMNSVVAGLGTGVIYRATKGAKSAVLAGAIGGLAAGAAGIGKQAIKRYVPI